One part of the Thermodesulfobacterium commune DSM 2178 genome encodes these proteins:
- a CDS encoding glycosyltransferase family 9 protein: MLYLLLSYLFYPLIQFIISLKNRNKEFRKILVIQAAKIGDFICTTHVFREIKKTYPESRLTVMVNPVVKELAENNPYIDEVVFFSPKDYKGFLGKIKLANHIRKGEYDLGIALNPNVPFTIGLLWGLVPTRISILPNFCGLTFRLASKFYTYLETHVSGQLVVETYLKLLGKIGIQSNNLFKEVYKTSDADKKVTEVLQGITKPLVGIAVSSGNKLKELENEKIAEVINKILQEKDCYFVLVGSSQDKHKAQEVLKLVKNKEKVLDLTGRFSLGELPALLERFSVFIGVDTGITYMADALKIPIVYIPGPIDISEQHPTESRIFWVRENLSCAPCSFVFKTVSFCKNNIRTCVKLIDPEKIVAGVKKFLETSKEN; encoded by the coding sequence ATGCTTTACCTATTGTTAAGTTACCTTTTTTATCCTTTAATCCAGTTTATTATCAGTTTAAAGAATAGAAACAAAGAATTTCGAAAAATTTTGGTCATTCAGGCTGCAAAAATAGGGGATTTTATTTGTACTACGCATGTGTTTAGAGAGATTAAAAAAACCTATCCTGAGTCTCGTTTAACTGTAATGGTTAATCCTGTGGTAAAAGAACTTGCAGAAAATAATCCTTACATCGATGAAGTTGTTTTTTTTTCACCCAAGGACTATAAAGGGTTTTTAGGTAAGATCAAACTTGCCAATCATATAAGAAAAGGAGAATATGATTTAGGTATAGCACTTAATCCGAATGTACCTTTTACCATAGGTCTTTTATGGGGGTTGGTTCCTACAAGGATTTCTATATTGCCTAATTTTTGCGGGTTAACCTTTCGCCTTGCCTCTAAATTTTATACCTATTTAGAAACTCATGTTTCAGGTCAGCTGGTGGTTGAAACCTATTTAAAACTCTTAGGAAAGATAGGAATCCAAAGCAACAACCTTTTTAAAGAAGTTTATAAAACTTCAGATGCAGACAAAAAGGTAACAGAAGTCTTACAAGGTATAACCAAACCACTTGTTGGTATAGCAGTTAGTAGTGGAAATAAGCTTAAGGAGTTAGAAAACGAAAAAATCGCAGAAGTTATAAATAAAATTTTACAAGAAAAAGATTGTTATTTCGTTTTGGTTGGATCCTCTCAAGATAAACATAAAGCACAAGAGGTATTAAAACTGGTTAAAAATAAAGAAAAAGTTTTAGATTTGACAGGAAGATTTAGTTTAGGAGAACTACCAGCCCTACTAGAAAGATTTTCTGTCTTTATAGGAGTTGATACAGGAATAACCTACATGGCAGATGCTTTAAAAATTCCTATTGTTTACATCCCGGGACCCATAGACATCTCTGAGCAACATCCTACAGAGAGTAGAATATTTTGGGTTAGGGAAAACCTCAGTTGCGCACCTTGTAGTTTTGTTTTTAAAACCGTTAGCTTTTGTAAAAACAACATAAGAACCTGTGTTAAATTGATAGACCCCGAAAAAATCGTAGCCGGAGTTAAAAAATTTTTAGAAACTTCTAAAGAAAATTGA
- a CDS encoding 3-deoxy-7-phosphoheptulonate synthase — MIIIMEPHVTQESPEFHSLLKYLERFPHLHIKVIENKGVTRTLLEVHLIGEDYMVSQEDIESLPGVEKAIKVTAKYRLIGRHGVLTDLGFTYKDLKFSQDSFHIFAGLCAVDTYENAEAIFKALKENGVCCARMGAYKPRTSPYDFQGLGKECLPWLFDLAGKYGIKVIVMEVLSPHHIDEIREALDLTGHPCGVILQIGTRNAQNFELLKAVGRQLDFPVLYKRGYGLSLEESLNAAEYIASEGNTNIIFCLRGVRTHLGDPHRNLVDFSHVPVVKRLTRLPVCIDPSHPIGSRVKAPDGIRDIYHITAQGVIAGANAILVEFHPCPEKALCDGPQALPLEELPLYLEYVYKVRETYLELKKLVKDKGV; from the coding sequence ATGATCATCATTATGGAACCTCACGTTACTCAAGAAAGCCCAGAGTTTCATTCTCTATTAAAATATCTCGAACGATTTCCCCATTTACATATCAAGGTGATCGAAAACAAAGGGGTTACTCGTACGCTACTTGAAGTACACCTGATAGGAGAAGACTATATGGTGTCTCAGGAAGATATAGAAAGCTTACCAGGGGTTGAAAAAGCCATAAAGGTTACTGCTAAATATAGGTTGATAGGAAGGCATGGGGTTCTTACTGACCTGGGGTTCACCTATAAAGACCTAAAATTTAGCCAAGATTCCTTCCATATCTTTGCAGGGCTTTGTGCTGTAGATACTTATGAGAATGCTGAAGCTATTTTTAAAGCTTTAAAAGAGAACGGGGTGTGTTGTGCTAGAATGGGGGCTTATAAACCAAGAACCTCGCCTTATGACTTCCAGGGCTTAGGGAAAGAATGCCTTCCCTGGCTGTTTGACTTAGCAGGAAAATATGGGATTAAAGTAATAGTGATGGAGGTGCTCTCTCCTCATCATATAGATGAAATTAGAGAAGCCCTGGACCTAACAGGCCATCCTTGTGGGGTTATCCTACAAATAGGGACAAGAAACGCCCAAAACTTTGAGTTGTTAAAGGCTGTAGGCAGGCAGTTAGATTTTCCTGTGCTTTACAAAAGAGGATATGGACTCTCTTTAGAGGAAAGCCTGAATGCCGCCGAATACATAGCCTCAGAAGGAAATACCAACATCATCTTTTGCCTAAGAGGTGTTAGAACTCACTTAGGAGACCCCCATAGAAACCTGGTAGATTTTTCCCATGTTCCTGTAGTCAAAAGACTTACCAGATTGCCTGTATGCATAGACCCTTCTCATCCTATAGGTTCCAGAGTAAAAGCTCCAGATGGTATTAGAGACATCTATCATATAACTGCACAGGGGGTAATTGCCGGAGCCAATGCCATCCTGGTAGAGTTTCATCCCTGCCCAGAAAAGGCTTTATGTGATGGGCCTCAGGCCTTGCCATTAGAGGAGCTTCCTCTTTATCTTGAGTATGTATATAAGGTGAGAGAAACCTACTTAGAGCTTAAAAAGTTGGTAAAAGATAAGGGTGTTTAG
- a CDS encoding radical SAM protein, producing the protein MFSAFFLPSFDWIQIEVSGLCNAQCFYCPHTVWRKDWLGANLSLATFKKLLPYFKKTKLVYLQGWGEPLLNPEFFEMVRLAKAQGVKVGFTTNGTLINEDLAEKIVFSKVDVLALSLAGIETNDRLRKGTSLNQVLKAIETINSVKTLKQQNPQIHIAYMLLRSNEYELERLPEFLAEYGIREIIVSLLDFVPSKDLEEECLAPQTEEDFNLLKKRAEKVAEKAKSLGLKMIFNLPSPCSQGRVCSENPIKSLFINSLGMVSPCVFTGIPVKQKTNVYFGNIHQETLKAIWNKQEYKEFREAHLSRAKPPVCATCPKARIELVF; encoded by the coding sequence GTGTTTAGTGCCTTTTTTTTACCTTCTTTTGACTGGATACAGATAGAAGTTTCAGGTCTGTGTAATGCACAATGTTTTTATTGTCCCCATACCGTCTGGCGAAAAGACTGGTTAGGGGCCAATTTAAGTTTAGCTACTTTTAAGAAACTCCTTCCTTATTTTAAAAAAACTAAACTTGTTTATCTACAGGGCTGGGGGGAACCCCTTCTTAATCCTGAGTTTTTTGAGATGGTAAGGCTGGCTAAAGCCCAGGGAGTTAAAGTAGGTTTTACCACAAATGGCACCTTAATAAACGAAGACCTTGCAGAAAAAATAGTGTTTTCTAAGGTTGACGTTTTAGCCCTTTCTTTAGCAGGGATAGAAACCAACGACCGTTTAAGAAAAGGAACTTCTCTTAATCAGGTTTTGAAAGCTATAGAAACCATAAACTCTGTTAAGACGTTAAAACAGCAAAATCCTCAAATTCATATAGCTTACATGCTTCTCAGATCAAACGAGTATGAACTGGAAAGATTACCTGAATTTTTGGCAGAATATGGTATAAGAGAAATCATAGTTAGCCTTCTTGATTTCGTCCCCTCTAAAGATTTAGAGGAGGAATGTCTTGCTCCTCAAACTGAAGAGGATTTTAACCTCCTTAAAAAGCGGGCTGAAAAAGTGGCTGAAAAAGCTAAATCCTTGGGCTTAAAGATGATTTTCAACCTACCGTCGCCTTGTTCTCAAGGAAGGGTATGTAGCGAAAACCCGATAAAAAGCCTTTTCATTAACTCCCTTGGAATGGTATCCCCATGCGTGTTTACAGGAATTCCAGTCAAACAAAAAACAAACGTCTATTTTGGTAACATCCATCAAGAAACCCTTAAGGCTATATGGAATAAACAGGAATATAAAGAGTTTCGAGAGGCTCATCTTTCTCGAGCTAAACCACCGGTTTGTGCAACCTGTCCCAAAGCAAGGATTGAGTTAGTCTTTTAA
- a CDS encoding glycosyltransferase family 4 protein has product MSHKILIFDTGKEWGGGTVSLIELLKRINKEKYYFTALFYHNYNKGFESNVQKELEKLGVKFILLPQQPKSLKTKLIKEFLRVLLFFNQKLRKYAIFWVDYFFRIKPNAKIIAKIVKDLKIDLIYMNNQPATNLEGILAAKMTNVPAVLHCRTIPKLNKFLIKQTNLWLEKIICVSDGVRNFLVENGIFSEKCVVVYDGIDIHLKPSMPPNEIRKNLGISEKDVVIGTVGTLRKIKRVDDFIEAIFLLKKQVKEPFKAVIVGDGPEKEELMKLVRERNLEKEIIFAGFQSDPISYIKAFDVFVLTSEREGFGRVILESMLMGKPVVASKIPGVLSLVIDGETGFLVPPKNPQGFTEKISLLIKDPQLRKKLGEQGRKRILKNFSIEKYVEGVEKVFTEVLGKK; this is encoded by the coding sequence ATGAGCCATAAGATCCTAATCTTTGATACAGGAAAAGAATGGGGCGGAGGGACTGTTTCCTTAATTGAACTTTTAAAACGCATAAATAAGGAAAAATATTATTTTACTGCTTTGTTTTATCACAACTATAATAAAGGGTTTGAATCTAACGTTCAAAAAGAGCTTGAAAAGTTAGGGGTAAAGTTTATTTTGTTGCCACAACAACCTAAATCGTTGAAAACCAAATTGATAAAGGAATTTTTGAGAGTTCTTCTGTTTTTCAATCAAAAATTAAGAAAATATGCAATTTTTTGGGTAGATTATTTCTTTCGCATAAAACCTAACGCCAAAATTATCGCAAAAATTGTAAAAGATTTAAAGATAGACTTGATATACATGAACAATCAGCCTGCAACCAATCTTGAAGGAATCTTAGCTGCAAAAATGACAAATGTTCCTGCTGTGCTTCATTGTAGAACAATACCTAAGTTAAATAAATTTTTAATAAAACAAACTAATCTCTGGTTAGAAAAAATAATCTGTGTTTCAGATGGCGTAAGGAATTTTTTGGTAGAAAATGGTATTTTCTCAGAAAAATGTGTGGTGGTTTACGATGGAATAGATATACATTTAAAACCTTCTATGCCTCCTAACGAAATAAGAAAAAATTTAGGCATTTCTGAAAAAGATGTCGTTATAGGGACAGTTGGGACTTTACGTAAAATAAAAAGAGTGGATGATTTTATTGAGGCAATATTTTTGTTAAAAAAGCAAGTCAAAGAACCTTTTAAAGCAGTTATAGTAGGAGATGGCCCAGAAAAGGAAGAGTTGATGAAATTGGTTAGAGAGAGGAATTTAGAAAAAGAGATTATTTTTGCTGGTTTTCAGTCTGACCCTATTTCGTATATTAAAGCCTTTGATGTGTTTGTGTTGACATCAGAAAGGGAGGGATTCGGTCGTGTTATTTTAGAATCTATGCTTATGGGGAAACCGGTTGTGGCCTCAAAGATACCTGGAGTTCTTAGTTTGGTGATAGATGGAGAGACAGGTTTTCTTGTTCCCCCTAAAAATCCTCAAGGATTTACAGAAAAAATTTCGCTGTTGATAAAGGATCCTCAGTTGAGAAAAAAACTAGGAGAACAGGGAAGAAAGAGGATTTTGAAGAATTTTTCTATTGAAAAATATGTAGAGGGAGTAGAAAAAGTTTTCACAGAAGTTTTAGGAAAAAAGTAA
- a CDS encoding methyl-accepting chemotaxis protein, whose translation MFKFLVSWRMGKDLNKNGKKSYNNHFMKEIIRNALNLVELAPLINKESEILNEVTKELNLEIKSIKKEVNSLKETASQISFSSMENLKRVGIVNENVEHIKRSFKDTEQSMLFVKKAVDELVEATKEIYNTVEIISTLTKTINKIADKTKILALNASIEAVRAGQNGKGFAVIAQEVRELAQATTEATKDVTIKAKEVFGTIEKIKEKMCAIDHQVQRTYNLVCLNREKLEEINQPIKELNLNAESLSEVSANLDGTTATLSNTISKLSELIEKTTHSSSTLKTYSERLHSLSEEQILTVGKARVDLYDYAKEIIQEAASSFELRSMHRPTMENYLKRLIQQHEIFELLYITNDQGIQITDNIARWDFRAAYGSTGYGENWSSRPWFINVKESLDTYISDIYVSLATNSYCLTISCPIFDDKHRLIGVLGADLDLKKVIEGDRSLTQKINGLDKVDTKTLS comes from the coding sequence ATGTTTAAGTTTTTAGTTAGCTGGAGAATGGGTAAAGATTTAAACAAAAATGGGAAAAAGTCTTACAACAATCATTTTATGAAAGAGATAATAAGAAACGCCTTAAACCTTGTGGAACTTGCGCCTTTAATCAATAAAGAATCAGAAATTCTTAATGAAGTTACCAAAGAACTTAACCTTGAGATTAAAAGCATTAAAAAGGAAGTTAACTCTTTAAAAGAAACAGCCAGCCAAATTTCTTTTTCCTCTATGGAAAACTTAAAAAGGGTGGGTATAGTTAATGAAAACGTGGAACACATAAAAAGAAGTTTTAAAGATACAGAACAGAGCATGCTTTTTGTTAAAAAAGCTGTAGATGAGCTTGTTGAGGCCACTAAAGAAATATATAATACCGTTGAGATTATATCCACTCTTACCAAAACCATAAACAAGATTGCTGATAAAACCAAAATTTTAGCTCTAAATGCTTCTATAGAAGCTGTAAGAGCAGGACAAAATGGTAAGGGATTTGCGGTAATAGCTCAAGAGGTGAGAGAGTTAGCCCAGGCAACCACAGAAGCTACCAAAGATGTTACCATAAAAGCAAAAGAAGTTTTTGGCACCATAGAAAAAATAAAAGAAAAAATGTGCGCCATAGACCATCAAGTTCAAAGAACCTACAACCTTGTTTGTTTAAACCGAGAAAAGTTAGAAGAAATTAATCAACCTATTAAAGAATTAAATCTTAATGCAGAAAGTCTAAGTGAAGTTTCAGCTAACCTTGACGGAACCACAGCTACTCTTTCTAATACCATCTCCAAACTCTCTGAGCTTATCGAAAAAACCACTCATTCGTCTTCAACATTAAAAACCTATTCAGAAAGGCTACACTCCTTATCAGAAGAGCAAATTTTAACAGTTGGAAAGGCCAGGGTTGACCTCTACGACTATGCAAAAGAAATAATTCAAGAAGCTGCTTCTTCGTTTGAGCTAAGGTCTATGCATAGACCTACCATGGAAAACTATCTAAAGAGATTGATACAACAACATGAAATATTTGAACTTCTTTACATCACAAACGACCAGGGCATCCAGATTACAGACAACATTGCTCGTTGGGATTTCAGAGCAGCCTATGGTTCAACAGGATATGGAGAAAACTGGTCAAGTAGACCATGGTTTATAAACGTAAAGGAAAGCCTTGATACCTATATTTCAGATATCTATGTCTCCTTAGCCACCAATTCTTATTGTCTTACCATTTCCTGTCCTATCTTCGACGATAAACACAGACTGATAGGGGTGCTTGGTGCAGATTTAGATCTAAAGAAGGTTATAGAAGGTGATAGATCATTAACTCAAAAAATAAATGGCCTGGATAAAGTTGATACAAAAACCCTCTCTTAA
- a CDS encoding glycosyltransferase family 4 protein → MKKIILLRPKIGFGIGGAEAHAANVALKLLERGFKVGLIAHTISFPEEILKNLELYQVKWKGFGSVPKHLFFIYQAKKILANLSSYKLISFFRYPYPSDLFILCDPLIAFLQQQKASIFRRFSLRYKILLTLEKKALINAKKVVSLFCLGKELIKQFYPEVYSKTVVCHRGMDFKRFNPSLKKLKTIYRKEKGFDEKDFLLLFVGYDAKRKGLSLLMEVLPELPERVKLLVVGREGVSTRRVRFLGKIQEVEKYYGMADLFVLPTRYDPGAMATLEALATGTPVVTTFYDGTSEFVKEGLNGFVVNRTKEDLRQAILKALSLRFDPERISQTVSHLTWDSYVDCLISQLE, encoded by the coding sequence ATGAAAAAAATCATTCTTTTAAGGCCAAAAATAGGTTTTGGAATCGGAGGGGCTGAGGCCCACGCAGCAAACGTAGCCTTAAAGCTTTTAGAACGAGGGTTTAAGGTAGGACTAATTGCCCATACCATATCTTTCCCAGAAGAGATCCTAAAAAATTTGGAGCTATATCAGGTAAAATGGAAAGGCTTTGGGTCAGTACCCAAACATCTTTTTTTTATCTATCAAGCCAAAAAAATCCTTGCCAATCTTTCTTCTTATAAACTCATAAGCTTTTTTCGCTATCCCTATCCTTCTGACCTCTTTATCCTTTGCGACCCTTTGATAGCCTTTTTACAGCAACAAAAAGCTTCAATTTTTAGACGTTTTAGCCTTAGATATAAAATCCTTCTAACCCTTGAAAAAAAAGCACTTATTAACGCAAAAAAGGTGGTTTCTCTTTTTTGTCTTGGCAAAGAGTTGATCAAACAGTTTTATCCAGAGGTCTACAGTAAAACTGTAGTTTGTCATAGGGGAATGGATTTTAAAAGATTTAACCCATCTTTGAAAAAGCTAAAAACAATTTATAGAAAAGAAAAAGGCTTTGACGAAAAAGATTTTTTGCTTCTTTTTGTGGGGTATGATGCCAAAAGGAAAGGGCTTTCTCTTTTGATGGAGGTTTTACCAGAGCTTCCCGAAAGGGTTAAGTTACTTGTTGTGGGGAGAGAAGGAGTCTCAACCAGAAGGGTGCGTTTTTTAGGTAAAATTCAAGAAGTAGAAAAATACTATGGTATGGCAGATCTTTTTGTTCTTCCTACGAGGTATGACCCTGGAGCCATGGCAACGCTTGAAGCTTTAGCTACGGGAACTCCTGTGGTTACCACTTTTTATGATGGGACAAGTGAGTTTGTTAAGGAGGGACTTAATGGATTTGTGGTAAACCGAACAAAAGAAGACTTAAGGCAAGCAATTTTAAAGGCCTTGAGCCTTAGGTTTGATCCAGAAAGGATTTCGCAAACTGTAAGTCATCTAACCTGGGATAGTTATGTGGACTGCCTTATTTCCCAACTGGAATAG
- a CDS encoding lipopolysaccharide kinase InaA family protein, with the protein MYVSKISDFEVVDAHLPFFYKIFDPNLLRLNLPAPFFEREKRYRQIKGYEVNGQKFYIKIYTAHFEEAEAEWENLLKLKTLGFSVPEPFFRHKSFDKVKIATFALKGVPLSSLIPKSQQNQENLLYRLAELISRMHLKNFFHQDCYLNHFFWDEHSQNLGFLDVSRVIKDPKIPLSYQIKDLGQLGYSFEEYFGNSGPILFEKFLSYYLGLVNQSSKGLLKFLVKLKVWLIRRRTLKAKKRGKKL; encoded by the coding sequence ATGTATGTTTCAAAGATCTCTGATTTTGAAGTTGTTGATGCACATTTGCCGTTTTTTTATAAAATTTTCGACCCTAATTTGTTAAGACTCAACCTCCCTGCTCCTTTTTTTGAACGAGAAAAACGCTACAGACAAATCAAAGGTTATGAGGTAAACGGACAGAAATTTTATATCAAAATCTATACTGCCCACTTTGAGGAGGCAGAGGCTGAGTGGGAAAATCTTTTAAAACTAAAAACTTTAGGGTTTTCTGTCCCTGAACCTTTTTTCAGGCACAAATCTTTCGATAAGGTTAAAATAGCAACCTTTGCCCTAAAAGGAGTCCCCCTTTCAAGTTTAATACCAAAGAGCCAACAAAACCAAGAAAATTTACTCTACAGACTTGCAGAGCTGATTTCAAGAATGCATTTAAAAAATTTTTTTCATCAAGATTGTTATCTAAACCATTTTTTCTGGGATGAACATAGCCAAAACTTAGGGTTTTTAGACGTATCAAGGGTTATCAAAGATCCCAAAATTCCCCTAAGTTATCAAATTAAGGATTTAGGCCAGCTTGGCTATTCTTTTGAGGAGTATTTTGGAAATAGCGGACCGATCCTATTTGAGAAGTTCCTATCTTATTATTTAGGTCTGGTTAACCAGTCTTCTAAAGGGTTGCTAAAATTTTTAGTAAAACTCAAGGTCTGGTTAATCAGAAGAAGAACACTCAAAGCCAAAAAAAGAGGAAAAAAACTATAA
- a CDS encoding ATP-grasp domain-containing protein: MIISFLPTFKGDVNYFLFEPLDKDFFDLLSKAKAVIFPPTVTSDLYFLVKNSGVPVFPEYTLRFQYPGKIGQIFMCKNLRLPHPESVVLPRLCGLEENPYRKGIKLSFPVVVKGNWGDEGTEVFLLKTKEDFYNFLPTLKTWERSGRYGVVFQEYIPEEFDARSVVIGDTILVFFRAGGFKKNLVQEGTIIPPPQRGLKRRVVELTKRIIAKTRFNLVAIDFLFKDKKPLVNEFNFTFGRRALGEKRYETLLKKAIKKFLEEVL, encoded by the coding sequence ATGATTATATCCTTTTTGCCTACTTTTAAAGGTGATGTTAACTATTTTTTGTTCGAACCTTTAGATAAGGATTTTTTTGACCTTTTATCCAAAGCCAAGGCAGTGATCTTCCCTCCTACAGTTACTTCAGACCTTTATTTTTTGGTAAAAAATTCAGGTGTTCCTGTTTTTCCTGAATATACTTTAAGGTTTCAATATCCTGGGAAAATCGGACAAATTTTTATGTGTAAAAACCTAAGACTTCCTCATCCAGAGAGTGTGGTATTGCCAAGGCTTTGTGGATTAGAAGAAAACCCCTATCGCAAGGGAATAAAACTCAGCTTTCCTGTGGTGGTTAAAGGCAACTGGGGAGATGAGGGGACAGAGGTTTTTCTCTTAAAAACTAAAGAGGATTTTTACAACTTTTTACCTACGCTTAAGACTTGGGAGAGGTCTGGTAGATATGGGGTGGTCTTCCAGGAATACATACCTGAGGAGTTTGACGCAAGAAGTGTGGTTATTGGGGATACCATTTTGGTTTTCTTCAGGGCAGGAGGGTTTAAGAAAAACCTGGTGCAAGAAGGTACCATAATCCCTCCTCCTCAACGGGGGTTAAAAAGAAGGGTGGTTGAACTTACCAAAAGAATTATAGCCAAAACAAGATTTAATCTGGTAGCCATAGACTTTCTTTTTAAAGACAAAAAACCCCTGGTAAACGAATTTAATTTTACCTTTGGAAGGCGAGCTTTAGGAGAAAAACGCTACGAGACCTTACTCAAAAAAGCTATCAAAAAATTTTTAGAAGAAGTTTTATGA
- a CDS encoding glycosyltransferase family 39 protein, producing the protein MKDRIDKIGIVVLLVGFVLRPFEFWSIELISRDSPLYLYQAMVLATGNLNLLDLCGLSSRIKEINLFSVAIVPFYYLFRDWEVAGKLVSFVSSSLSLVLLYSIMRRVFKAPILYLVLLAYSFNPTLIKESAEVMRESFFTFLVLLGVWFFIKGYQESSKKKVILFVLANLFWVLSSWVRIEGVFLIGLTFLYLLFCFIFGKDKKSALNTLVSFSIIPFILLLVGIGYVSFYKGFFLVELKGKLSCLNPFEQPFAKELKNFRYLDIPMPSPYFWDILKQNLWLIAFGTTFFYKFIPALHFPIFLLFLAGFKNLRSFLKENPLTTYFLVVSVGYFVGLWYFTFAKWYMEKRYMLPLLYFVSPIVGLGILNVKAFLERRFRLSSNKIIGLLMAYIIIFSGIKVFQPERVDKLGIKQVALDIARSLPEEELKVCSEKACKNLVFTREGRILFYVSNYKKVPLCPAIEWRDFYVKLGKKPVDEVVNYITSKGYKFAILEREIFKENTFVLKQRLESSGIKVYVL; encoded by the coding sequence ATGAAAGACAGGATTGATAAAATCGGGATAGTAGTTTTACTCGTTGGATTTGTCCTCAGACCCTTCGAGTTCTGGTCGATAGAGCTTATTTCTCGCGATTCTCCCCTTTATCTTTATCAGGCGATGGTCCTTGCTACAGGCAATCTCAATCTTTTAGACCTTTGTGGCCTTTCTTCAAGGATCAAAGAAATTAACCTCTTTTCAGTTGCGATCGTTCCGTTTTATTATCTTTTTAGAGATTGGGAAGTTGCAGGAAAGTTGGTTTCTTTTGTCTCAAGCTCTCTTTCTTTGGTTTTGCTTTATTCAATCATGAGAAGAGTTTTTAAAGCTCCTATCCTTTATTTAGTTTTATTAGCCTATAGCTTTAATCCAACCTTGATAAAAGAGTCTGCAGAGGTGATGAGGGAGTCTTTTTTTACCTTTTTAGTCCTTTTGGGAGTCTGGTTTTTTATAAAAGGTTATCAGGAGTCAAGCAAAAAAAAGGTTATTCTTTTTGTGTTAGCCAATCTTTTCTGGGTTTTATCTTCTTGGGTAAGGATTGAAGGAGTATTTCTCATAGGGTTAACTTTCTTGTACCTTCTTTTCTGTTTTATCTTTGGAAAAGACAAAAAATCAGCCTTAAACACCTTGGTTAGCTTTTCTATAATACCTTTTATCCTTCTTTTAGTGGGTATAGGTTATGTAAGTTTTTATAAAGGGTTTTTTTTGGTTGAATTAAAGGGCAAGCTTTCTTGCTTAAACCCCTTTGAACAGCCCTTCGCAAAAGAGTTAAAAAACTTCAGGTATTTAGACATTCCTATGCCTTCTCCTTATTTCTGGGACATTTTAAAACAGAACCTTTGGCTGATTGCCTTTGGAACCACTTTTTTTTATAAGTTTATCCCTGCTCTACACTTCCCTATCTTTCTTTTATTTTTAGCAGGGTTTAAAAACTTAAGAAGTTTTCTTAAGGAAAACCCTTTAACTACCTACTTTTTGGTAGTTTCAGTGGGATATTTTGTGGGACTCTGGTATTTTACCTTTGCTAAATGGTATATGGAAAAAAGATATATGTTGCCCCTTCTCTATTTTGTAAGCCCTATCGTGGGATTAGGGATTCTTAACGTTAAAGCCTTTTTAGAACGGAGATTTAGGCTTTCTTCTAACAAGATTATAGGACTTCTTATGGCCTATATCATAATTTTTTCAGGTATTAAGGTGTTTCAGCCAGAAAGGGTAGATAAATTAGGGATTAAACAGGTAGCCTTAGATATAGCAAGGTCTCTTCCAGAGGAAGAACTAAAGGTTTGCTCGGAAAAAGCCTGTAAAAATTTAGTTTTTACCAGAGAAGGAAGAATTCTTTTCTATGTTTCAAACTACAAAAAAGTTCCTCTGTGTCCCGCAATCGAATGGCGAGATTTTTATGTTAAACTTGGGAAAAAACCTGTGGATGAGGTGGTAAACTACATCACTTCTAAAGGATATAAATTTGCTATCCTGGAACGAGAGATATTTAAAGAAAACACCTTTGTGTTAAAACAACGGTTAGAATCCTCAGGTATCAAAGTTTATGTTTTATAG